The following DNA comes from Pochonia chlamydosporia 170 chromosome Unknown PCv3seq00025, whole genome shotgun sequence.
TCCCTCCGAAATCCTGCTGCGACCCGCGCAGTCTGCAGAGCTGCTCGTTCACCGCGTGCAGCGTCCGCGCCCCGAGCATACTCACCTCATCGATGACTAGTACGTCCTTGTCTTGCCAGTCCATCCGAGACTGGCCGTCGACGAATCGCTCCGCCTGTTTGGGCAATCGTACGCCGTCGACATTCTTGGCCGTGTGGGCAGCTGCCGCGACGTCTTTTGAGAACCCGCAGGCGGAGtggattgtgatgccgttgatcCGCGCCGCTGCAGTCCCAGATGTCGCCGTGATCAGTAGACGGTTTGGTTGCTCCTTTGACTTGAACAACTCGACGAGCGCCTCGATAACTCGCGACTTGCCGGTCCCGCCCTCCCCGCCGATGAACTGGCACAGCTGACCTGTCTTATTCTTCTCGCTGCACCTTATTATATCCAGCTGGCGGCATATGATGAGAAAAGCGATCGCCTGCCTCTTGTTCAGCGTGAGCCGCGCGACCAAGCTCTTACCCGCCTCAAGGAAGGAGGTTGAGGCGCCAAATCGGATCTGCATTCCCACACTCGCCTCCGCTGCTGTTTGCTCAAAGCCCATTCCCGTCACTTGGATATCCTCTTTCCCGGCTCCCATGAGCTCACCCCGCACCGCCGCGCTTTGTATACCCTGTatcatcttctccttttccctAGACGCACAGATTTGCTGCGACTTTATGGCCCGAACCTGACTCTGCAGTGGTATGGCGGTCCCGAAGAATGCCCGCCCCGATATATTTATTCGTCTTGGCCCTGGCTCGGGTATTATCGCGGACTGGAGTCCACAAGACGATGACAGCGGCGACTGCTGAAAGCGGCTGAGCTCCTGCATCATTGCTGCGATCTCTGGGAAGCCAGCCGTGACTTGGTTCACCCCGATCGTACTTCTGACGACGTCGATTAGACGCATTGTACTTTCGGTTCTGCCCGCTCGGTATACCGATCCATGGTCTTCGCCAGCCTGCCCGGCGCCATCCTCGTCGGGATGTACTGCGGTGAAGTCACCGTCACTGGATGAGGCTGCCCACTGCTTGGCATCCCGCTTTGCATCCTCAGCGGATCGTCGCAATAGTTGCACGTTATCGACGAAACATGATATTCTCGGGGCCAGGGCCGCTCGTGCCCGAGCCCATATGCAGTTGATATCACCACTTTGCTCGCCTACGAAAGACTGCCATGGCACGAACAACGCAAGATGCTGCACAGCCGCCCTTCAGCTTGGGAATTAGCCTTTTCAACACAAGTCTCTTGCTCTGTCGGCGGCAAACGCACCTTCGATAGCAAGaatcttcgtcgtcgtcgtcaaaaTCCTTGCTCAAATACCCATCGAGGCAGACAATGGCCTGCTTGCCCGGTCGTCTAAGCACCTGCACCCAACCTCTTCCAGGAGCCCACCCGCTCTGGAACGGTACTTCACCCCAGGTGGCCTGCCTCTCATCCCTGTCGATGCGTTTCAGCCTGACCAGCGAAACGTAGTCGTAGAGGCACAACCCTCCGAGGACATCTCCTCGGTGACAATATGCTTCGATGCGGCAGATTCTCTGGCCTGCTTCTTGGACAAGTATGGACTCGTCCACGGAACCGTCTGCTGTGGCTGCACCGCTTACTTCCCGAAGGTGCGGCCATTGTCTAAAGACTTGCCAGTAAAGCACCGATACGTTCAGAAACGCCCAAGCACTGGTGTTCGTCAGCTCAGTTGGGTATCCCAGGAGGTCCGCGACAACCTCGACCTGCGATAACGCCTCTCGGTAAACACGCGGTTCGCCACCTTCATCAAGAAATGTCGCGTCTTATTCTGCCGGCCGTCGTCGCCAGCAATATCGTCTTCATGAGCCTCTACGCCGTCGGCCATTCCATCGCCTGCTCGCGGGGGCAAGAGATCAGCCGCCGCAGCGACACGCTTCCATACAGGGTCCTCTATCTTGGTAGCATAATTGGTGACATAAAAGACGAGGGCCATGGTCTTACGCTGTGTGGCAATAAAGGATATGTCATGGTTGTGACGAAGCCCCACGGCAATGGCTTTATTCCACCGATTCACCATAGTGTGTGATCTTCGAATCCTCAGCACGCCGTCTCCCGTGAATGCCGTTTTGTCGACCAGCCCCCACGGCGCCTTGAAACGACAAAGATTGCCGTTCTGCCTTATTTTGCCCAGCGAGTACTTGACGCAGGTGGGGCTATGGGTATGAATCTGCGTCGCCCCAGCGCAGAAATTTGCTTCCTCGTCAAACGAGGCTGAAAATCGCTGGCCATCTCGCAGCAATTGCGATATGTCTGACATTAATGATCGCTCTGCTTGAATTGAACAGAATCCTTCTTGGTCCAGATCCTGCCTTGCTAGTCAGTTCTCAGGCCTGACGGGCCAGGGATATAGGTCAAACCCCCACCCCCTTCATGGCGCATACCTCGGAAAAGACACTGTCAACGTATTTGACGATGCGTTCTCGGTATGCCACTTGATCCTCACCTTGAATATCAGCAAGCATCGAGCTCAGATGGGCATTTCCATGCAGCCAGAGCAGCCCATGAACATGGAGCGCTCCTCGCTCGTTAGTCTCCACAGCACCATAATACTGGCTGATACGCCCAAAGACTGATTCCTCTCCCACTTTCACGTAATGTTCGAAGAATAACGTCATTTCTCGGTGGAAGAATTCAGCTGAGCTTAGGGGGTCCGAGATGGCCAGCCGCGTACGCTTAAACGCGGCGTCAAGACTCCTCAAAAAAGCCTCGGCCGCTTTAGGATCACGGGTACGGTATGCCGCCAGTCTTGAGCTTCACCGGGTTCGTGATGTCGTTAGGGTTTAACGTAAACCAGATTGCAGGTATGCCGCGATATAAAATGAGTGACTGGATCTTGCGTCGCATGCTCAGACGAAGCTCCCTCGACATGGGCTGCCGATAGCCGTACAGAGACAAGCATCTCAGGAGCTCCCTCACCCCATCGTCGGTAGTTTTGCCCCAAATCTCCAACTCCGCcctggccgccgccaatCTGGCTACTGTCAGTGACTGCACAATGCGCTCTACCCTACGGAAATTCTTTCTCGTCACGCTGAGCATGCTTACGCGACGATTCCTCGACCGCACACCGATGTTGAACACAAGAAACGAGAAGACATTATGCGTCGCAAATCGGCCACTGTGGCGCCGCAGCACGATACCAGCCCATGCCCGAAGGCTCATATCCCGAGACGATAAGCGATCTcgcaccgccgcctcctccctGGTACCTGTACCCCCGGAACTGGCCGCCTTTTCTGGCCTTAGGATGGCTTCCTCCGCCAGCCGTGGTCCCCCAAATCCGAACGGAAACAAGGTTGGGAACGTCTTTGCGAAGAACCAGGTGTCCAGCGAGTCGGCGAAGTCGTCACCACGGCAAACGTGCATGTACGGCTCACAGACATCTCCCCCTTGCCGCGACCCCGCCGACCTTATCCATGTCCTCGGCCCCGCAGAGTCATTCTCGTCACCGTCGCCACCCACGGCGTGCCAGGCGAAGCGGAGCTTCTCCGCATCCGACACGTCCGGCGGTCCGTCCAACGGAAACAATGCAGAAGAGCTTACCTCGTTGATTCTTTTCACGTTGTCGTCACGGCCGGGACCGCCATCACTGCCGCCATCAGTCTCGTCCGCTCCGATCCCCTCAAATTCTCGATTTTGGCTATCTGTCGggtcttgtccttggtaGAGCTGAGCAAGAATTTCCTCAATCTCTGCAGGACTCTCCTCGTCCATAGCCCGTTCCGCTGGCGGTACAACCTGCGCCGTTCGCGTCCTCTCCCACGCAGACGGTTCGTTCCGCTCCATGCGGTCGTACACGACAGATGGCACGCCATGGGACAAGGATCCCCAACTCTCCATTTCCAATCCGTCAATCTCAATGTCGGCATAATGAAGGTTATTCTTCTTTAGCCAAGAGAGGGCTCTCTCGACGACTTGGCGCCTCACCGATAAGAGGCTTGAAAGATCGCTCGGCCCTGGCCTTTCCGCGCCCTGCCACGAGACGTGAATCTCGTCCATGACCCGCACAAGCGGGTGTGGGAGCACTTTCGTCACCAGCTTCTGCACGTTGTTCGGGAACACCGTGATGTGGCCCTTGACGTGCCGCGGATACCCGCCAACCTGCTTCTGCCTACCCGGAATACTGTATCTCGTCACAAACCGTAACACGAGTTCAACCCGATGAGCTTCTCCTCGATCGGCGTCAGACCCTTCAGCTCATCGGGAAACATGTGCTCACACCCAAGGCGGCTGTGTAGTATGGCGGCTGGCGACAGGACGCCGCCTCTTGCCAAGCAACGCACACATTCCGCGCAGGCCGAAACGGTCTCACCCACAGGAAAGCAGCTCCGACAAGAAAACACTGAACCATCAAGCCTCTCGACGTAGTCAGATGCCCATGTTTCCCATTTCACTTGCCTTAATTCTCTCTTCGTACCCTTGCGGTAGCACACCATGCAGGTCCGTATCGGCAATGTGCTCGCATCGTGGAACGCCTTGCAGAAGTCTCGCACAGTCGATACCTTTCTTTCATGCGGTATTGGCGTACACCACGTCTTCTCGTTTGACAGACTCTTCTTCACCGCAAAATCCTCCTCTAAGTAGCGCAACACGCTGGCCAAGTCCTCGGCCTGCAACTCCAGTCTCCTCTGCCCCCGGGCTCCCACTCTAATTCGTTTTCTTGGAGGTTCGTCTTGGCTAGGATAACGGCTTCTCTTTCCCTGCCGCGCATCCCATGCTGTACCCTTCGTCTCTTCTGGCCGGACAAGCCGCTTGGCGACATCTTCCGTGCTCGAGGCTCCGCTGGGCCCTGCTGTTCTCTTCCCTGGCCGTGGCCCTCGCCGTAGCTTGGGCAACGTCCTCACAATTGCTTCCGCTTGCTCTCGTCGTGAAACGTCTTCAATGGCTGATTGCTTGGGCTGGATGGATCGAAACGTGGATGTCGCATTCCCTAGTCTCTCGTATCTCGACCGTCTCCTCGGCTGCTGATCTGGGGCAGTGTGGCCGTCCACCGTATTTCTTGCCATGTCCGCAACCAATTCTGTCTCTTTGACGTTGGGTACTCCTGACGGATGGTGTATGTTGGCTCCGGAGCTTCGCCACTTGAACTATCTCGCCTGTTGACACGCGCTTCTTGGACATGGGAAACTTGCTAGGGATGACTTCTCTCATGCTACGACATTGCCATTCAGACGACGGAACGCTTTAGTGCAGCACTGAGGCGATAAGCTAACAATTCCGTACAATCCCCCATCGCCCTGCCTTTGCGTCTTGTGCAGTCTGGGTAAACAGCTTTTTCACGCCACATTTGTCGGCAGCGGCCCTTCGAACGCTGCGCTCTCTTTTCCGACCTCCAATGAAACCATGACAAGCGTCCTGCTGAAACGAAAATGGTGTCGTTATTGCTTTTTCCCACCATGGCCCTCCAgcgcacacacacacatagACATGGACATAGCCATGGAAATCTGCGTGCTGCCCTTTCCAGGATGTACTCTTAAGCCGTTCAAACACTATGTTCCCGCCTTTGCTCGTCAGTCCCAGCAATACTTACCAGGTTCACCCTGGCTCGTGACTCACTCGCAGCGTAAAAGGGTCATTTAGAACATCAACCTGATGCCCCGACTAAACAATGCAATCAGTCCCCCTCCCGAGCGTATGCTCCATGAAGTCATTTGATAGGACATATCATATGTTTCTCCTCGCTCATCTGCAGCTGGCGGCAAACCCTTTCCATCTGGGACCTTCATTTCCGCCACTCAGTCTCCATCCCTGCGTCGGTGAGTACTTCAGCGCCTCCTCCTACATAGATTATCTCCTCAGCAGCAAACTCACCAAACCGTCCATGTCGAAACGTAATGAAAATCGAAGAGATGGAACAATCTGATGAACTTCTCATGCGGAAAAATAGACAAATCCGAAACTCGGTTGATTATCTAGTCACAAAATGATCCCAGCTTGTCTGTTCCAACACGCCATCCGCAATTTATGATCTTGTCCCCCGTTCGCTCCAGGCTCTCCCTGTCTGCGGATCTCTGGGCACACACGCCCTTTTATGAGTCTTCCAGTCCGCCttttgatgctctttgccGCAGTATGCCACTGCTTGGCATCTACTGCAGCACTTCACTCCCACGGTTGTACCACATACTTTGCAAAGCTTAAGCTCCATGCAACCAGTGCGGCCCAAGAACTCATCGAGAACCTCATCCTCTTGCCGCATTTCCTGCATCACCGTTTGCATTTCCTGTCTCATCTCTATCTCGCACTGCCCTCTTCCACATAGAGACGTTACCCAAACCAAAATACGAGGCTGGTCTGTGTGCAAGAAAGATATTGGGTTCTGTAGGACATCAGTCGCAAATTGCCCGCAACTTTCGCAAAATATCCCTGACGCATTTCGACACGCCGCTTGGTGCTCCTTCATGAGAGGGATCATGGCCTGGGAAAATCGTTCGTTGTATTCGCCATCTTTTCCGGCACGATTCGCCTCGGTGACAAGGCTCCGGGCGATGCTGTGGTTGTGTGTGAATTGCCTCTCTCCAAACTGGCACATGAACTCGAGTCGCACTGTAGAAGTTGCCATAATGTACAGTCGGACCCTCAAATGCCTTACTAAATATGTGCTGAGAAAAGGAAGTCATGATCAAATTACAAAGGTTTAGAAGTCAATTTCTATCTAATCTTCCCCCCATCCACCCTTAAAATTCTCATTGCTTTTTAACTCTCGCCTTGCGCTTTCATGACCAGTCGTACATCTGGGATACCCCTAGGCGCCATCGCCAATAAACGGCCCCCAATGCAAGCCACTGTCAGAAGTGGGTGCCACCAGAGACTATTTCCAACGTAAAAAAGGCTTGGTTGCAAATACCCTTAAGCCATGCAGCATATCATCGCGCACtctaatatatatatatatttttCCACTTCCACCTCAAgctttcgttcctcaaggcgCTTTGCGCAACCCCACGTGGGGTTGCCTCTCCTGTGATCTGATTGGTCCAGAATTTGTATGGTCCAATTCAAAATGAGGCGCAACTGGAGAAAGCTGCCCAAAAAGTGGTCCTAACGGCAGCCCCTGAATTGTCTACAATTTGCTTCGCTTGAGAACCTTCATTCACGCAACTCCTCTTCACGTCTTTCATGGCACATGAGTTCTGAGTCTAGTTATTCACGGGCTCGAGCCTATTCGGTTTCTATTGTCTGTGCCCGCTGTGGCGAGAAGAAACCGACGGGGGACTTCGTAAGCAAACGAAAATCTGTTGGTAACACCAAGAACTGCCTGGACTGTCGTAACCAGCGCAACTCTCATGTTAGCTCTGTCTCCTCAAGCCAAAAGACATTCAGCGCCAACTAAGTGAAGCGTTCCAGATCCAGGGACGCGATTCAGACGTTGAAGCACCTCGCTGTCAGCCCTTCTTCAAATGAGAGTCCTACTCTGAAGcaggcttgtcagcaatattagcttatcaatcaatataTTGATAACTATCAATATTTTCAAAattatcaatatcaatgttgttcttatcaatcaatacttatcaatcaatatcaTGTGACACCGCGAACTCGCGTTTTTCGCGTCTTTCCTGGCGCGTCTGAAGTTCTGCCTTGAGTCTCCTATCGTGTTCCTCAATCACCATAATTACTTCAAGCTTTTGCTATGGCTTCTGGAAATTTCTCCAATCGGTCTATAAGAAGcccctcttcctccacgccctccacTCCACAGACACCTACTCCTAATGcattctccttcctcaacagcCGTCCTCCCAAACCTGACCGTGCTCGAGAAGACATCATCttaaaacaaagaaaaagacgtGCTGAGGACGTCTGGGACCACTTTCGAAAGCCacaagaggacgaagacaagAGAGGAAAGGATGGACAGTCATTAATGTACTGCAAAATTTGCAATGGAAGGTGGTCTACTGCGATTACGACAAATGCACGTGGCCATCTTGcgaacaagcatcaaatatACATTGAGGTTGCAGagccaaagggcaagaaaccaCGCCAATTAGCCCTCGATATCTCGTTTCAAAATGCTACACAGAAGCTAGCGGAAAGGGACAGTTTCGAGTTGAGAGAGAAGCTCCGCAACGCTATTGACAGGGACGCTTTTTATGAAGCACAGATCCAGCTCATTACTCGCCGCCGGATGGCATTTAATTGTGTTGAATGGGCTGAATATCAAGCACTCCTCATGTCTATTAACCCAGAAGTCGAAAGCCTCCTTGTCGAATCACATTCAAGCATCCCAATCCATATTGAGCGCAGCTTCCGCAAGCATTATGGAACCGTCAAGAGCCGGCTCCAAAATGCTAGGTCTCAAATTCACTATAGTATCGATCTCTGGAAATCACCAAACCGCAAATCATTCCTCGGCATTTGCGCACAATTCGTTGATAATGAGTACGTTCTTCGAAAGGCGCTGTTGGCACTTCCACAGTGCCGCTTTTCACATAGTG
Coding sequences within:
- a CDS encoding ATP-dependent DNA helicase PIF1 (similar to Metarhizium robertsii ARSEF 23 XP_007826337.2): MTLFFEHYVKVGEESVFGRISQYYGAVETNERGALHVHGLLWLHGNAHLSSMLADIQGEDQVAYRERIVKYVDSVFSEVSRQDLDQEGFCSIQAERSLMSDISQLLRDGQRFSASFDEEANFCAGATQIHTHSPTCVKYSLGKIRQNGNLCRFKAPWGLVDKTAFTGDGVLRIRRSHTMVNRWNKAIAVGLRHNHDISFIATQRKTMALVFYVTNYATKIEDPVWKRVAAAADLLPPRAGDGMADGVEAHEDDIAGDDGRQNKTRHFLMKVANRVFTERRYRRSRLSAWAFLNVSVLYWQVFRQWPHLREVSGAATADGSVDESILVQEAGQRICRIEAYCHRGDVLGGLCLYDYVSLVRLKRIDRDERQATWGEVPFQSGWAPGRGWVQVLRRPGKQAIVCLDGYLSKDFDDDDEDSCYRRCVCRRQSKRLVLKRLIPKLKGGEQSGDINCIWARARAALAPRISCFVDNVQLLRRSAEDAKRDAKQWAASSSDGDFTAVHPDEDGAGQAGEDHGSVYRAGRTESTMRLIDVVRSTIGVNQVTAGFPEIAAMMQELSRFQQSPLSSSCGLQSAIIPEPGPRRINISGRAFFGTAIPLQSQVRAIKSQQICASREKEKMIQGIQSAAVRGELMGAGKEDIQVTGMGFEQTAAEASVGMQIRFGASTSFLEAGKSLVARLTLNKRQAIAFLIICRQLDIIRCSEKNKTGQLCQFIGGEGGTGKSRVIEALVELFKSKEQPNRLLITATSGTAAARINGITIHSACGFSKDVAAAAHTAKNVDGVRLPKQAERFVDGQSRMDWQDKDVLVIDEVSMLGARTLHAVNEQLCRLRGSQQDFGGIPIVLFCGDFHQFRPVQERSILLPSTAVSWDVDNSFKAEQRHQHDKAHALWKKFTTVIMLDEQVRAAGDPELQRLLKRIRLGVQDHTDLDLLNSRCYQEGRRIPWETGITVVTPLNRNRWNLNMEASLAFRTQQRSMMRIFISEHKWRGGPPTEEEAIMMLNQGDDSAIPVPAVFMFVPEMPVVVNCNTLQGLKLVNGASYTAVEVILDKSYPGHRISAGLTIHFGPPAGILLESETTKEFHFIGMPPAKRPWQQNDVSRKGLPCAAGFACTDYKVQGRTLERVALELRGTRTSKVDGHVVSSHCDPYSLYVQLSRCRTLDGIMLLCKVRERDLVGNIMPEEMTAAQARLWTLSEKTVAEALEGQAEGPMRGRETLTNGRRGICGENFLRVQKSLSFLKAQPSAELVFSLTPVSKAIRAVSVLFPSSITRRSQGSTELGSKLQVDEQRCSRPQDHQERDTRNRNLSFTMSTT